In Niveispirillum cyanobacteriorum, the following proteins share a genomic window:
- a CDS encoding class I SAM-dependent methyltransferase → MTFGLKQFLHAGCGIKRRHNTTRTFASEGWHEVRLDIDPNVGPDIIGSMIKMDMIASGSMDAIYSSHSIEHHYSHEVPVALAECLRVLTPDGFLIITCPDLQGIAALVAKGQLMQPFAESPAGPISAIDMLYGHRQSLAAGNQFMAHRTGFTRDSLAEALKEAGFKAIAGISRGYPFFELWMVASKAALSDAALRELAAAHFPDTP, encoded by the coding sequence ATGACGTTTGGTTTGAAGCAATTCCTTCATGCCGGATGCGGCATCAAGCGGCGTCATAACACGACCAGGACCTTCGCCAGTGAAGGCTGGCATGAGGTGCGGTTAGACATCGACCCGAATGTCGGGCCCGACATTATCGGATCGATGATCAAGATGGACATGATTGCATCCGGCAGCATGGATGCCATCTACTCCTCCCACAGCATCGAACACCATTACTCGCATGAGGTACCGGTGGCCCTTGCCGAATGCCTACGGGTCCTGACGCCTGATGGGTTCCTGATCATTACCTGTCCCGATTTGCAGGGTATTGCCGCACTGGTGGCCAAAGGCCAACTCATGCAACCTTTTGCAGAATCGCCTGCCGGGCCGATCTCTGCCATCGACATGCTGTACGGCCACCGTCAATCACTGGCGGCAGGTAACCAGTTCATGGCCCACCGGACCGGGTTCACCCGTGACAGTCTGGCAGAGGCATTGAAGGAAGCTGGGTTCAAGGCGATTGCGGGCATATCGCGCGGATACCCATTCTTCGAGCTGTGGATGGTCGCCTCCAAAGCGGCCTTATCGGATGCGGCCCTTCGTGAACTGGCCGCTGCACATTTTCCGGATACACCGTGA
- a CDS encoding NADP-dependent malic enzyme, which yields MTDSFRDAALDYHRLPVPGKIAVTPTKPLATQRDLALAYSPGVAHACEAIVEDEANAAKYTSRGNLVAVITNGTAVLGLGDIGPLASKPVMEGKGVLFKKFAGIDVFDIEISEKDPDKLVDVIAALEPTFGGINLEDIKAPECFYVEKQLRERMKIPVFHDDQHGTAIIVAAAITNALKLTGRDFASVKLVCSGAGAAALACLDLLVDMGLPVENVWVNDIKGVVYQGRTELMDPRKERYAKPTNARTLDDIIGDADIFLGLSAPRVLTQDMVKKMAANPIVMALANPTPEIMPDEVKAVRPDAIVGTGRSDFPNQVNNVLCFPFIFRGALDVGATTINEAMKIAAVNAIARLAQAEVHDVVAMAYGEAPPSFGPEYLIPRPFDPRLILEIAPAVAKAAMESGVATRPIQDFDAYLEQLGQFVFRSGLLMKPVFAKAKADPRRIAYAEGEEERVLRAAQQVMDDGIAQPILIGRREVVARRIEKLGLRLRLDDNVRLIDPQNDPAYNDYWQTYHRKMERGGVSPDRARQVVRTNSTVIGALMVEKGDADALICGTVGLYDWHLKHVNDVIGKKPGARVMAALSVLILNRGTFFLTDTYVNATPSASELADITDLAAEEVRRFGLSPKIALLSHSSFGSHNDASAVKMREALQAITARYPNLEVEGEMHADAAISPEIRSRIFPNSRLHGSANLLVMPDRDSANVSFNLLKVLGDGLTVGPVLLGTAKPAHILTPSVTVRGIVNMSALAVIDAQMHSPGSAQER from the coding sequence ATGACCGATTCCTTCCGCGATGCGGCGTTGGATTACCACCGCCTTCCCGTTCCCGGCAAAATTGCCGTGACGCCGACCAAGCCGCTGGCGACGCAGCGCGATCTCGCACTGGCCTATTCGCCGGGCGTGGCGCATGCCTGTGAAGCCATCGTGGAGGACGAGGCGAATGCCGCCAAGTACACCAGCCGCGGCAATCTGGTGGCAGTCATCACGAACGGCACCGCCGTTCTGGGCCTGGGCGATATCGGTCCCCTGGCGTCCAAGCCCGTGATGGAGGGTAAGGGCGTTCTGTTCAAGAAGTTCGCCGGCATCGATGTCTTCGACATCGAGATCAGCGAGAAGGACCCCGACAAGCTGGTTGATGTCATCGCGGCGCTGGAGCCGACCTTTGGCGGCATCAATCTGGAAGATATCAAGGCGCCCGAATGCTTCTATGTTGAGAAGCAGCTGCGCGAGCGCATGAAGATCCCCGTTTTCCACGACGATCAGCATGGCACCGCCATCATCGTGGCCGCCGCCATCACAAATGCGCTGAAACTGACAGGCCGCGACTTTGCTTCGGTTAAGCTGGTCTGCTCCGGTGCCGGTGCGGCGGCGCTGGCCTGTCTGGATCTGCTGGTCGATATGGGCCTGCCGGTTGAGAACGTCTGGGTGAATGACATCAAGGGCGTGGTCTATCAGGGTCGCACCGAACTGATGGACCCGCGCAAGGAACGCTACGCCAAGCCGACCAACGCCCGCACATTGGACGATATTATCGGCGATGCCGACATCTTCTTAGGGTTGTCCGCCCCCCGTGTCCTGACCCAGGATATGGTGAAGAAGATGGCTGCCAATCCGATCGTGATGGCGCTCGCCAACCCCACGCCGGAAATCATGCCGGACGAGGTGAAGGCCGTGCGTCCCGATGCCATTGTCGGTACGGGCCGGTCGGACTTCCCCAATCAGGTCAACAATGTCCTGTGCTTCCCCTTCATCTTCCGCGGCGCGCTGGATGTGGGGGCCACGACGATCAATGAGGCGATGAAGATCGCCGCCGTCAACGCCATCGCCCGCCTGGCCCAGGCGGAGGTACATGACGTGGTCGCCATGGCCTATGGCGAGGCGCCGCCCAGCTTCGGCCCGGAATATTTGATCCCGCGCCCGTTTGACCCGCGCCTGATCCTGGAAATCGCGCCTGCGGTGGCCAAGGCCGCCATGGAAAGCGGTGTGGCCACGCGCCCCATCCAGGATTTCGACGCCTATCTGGAACAGCTGGGCCAGTTCGTCTTCCGCTCCGGCCTGCTGATGAAGCCGGTCTTCGCCAAGGCCAAGGCCGACCCGCGCCGCATCGCCTATGCCGAGGGTGAAGAGGAGCGGGTGCTGCGCGCCGCCCAACAGGTTATGGATGACGGCATTGCCCAGCCGATCCTGATCGGCCGCCGCGAGGTTGTGGCCCGCCGTATTGAAAAGCTGGGGCTGCGTCTGCGCTTGGACGACAATGTCCGTCTGATCGATCCGCAGAACGACCCGGCCTATAACGATTATTGGCAGACCTATCACCGCAAGATGGAACGCGGTGGTGTCTCGCCCGACCGCGCCCGCCAGGTGGTGCGCACTAACAGCACCGTTATCGGTGCCCTGATGGTGGAAAAGGGCGATGCAGACGCCCTGATCTGCGGCACTGTCGGCCTCTATGACTGGCACCTGAAGCACGTGAATGACGTGATCGGCAAGAAGCCGGGAGCGCGCGTGATGGCGGCCCTATCGGTGCTGATCCTCAACCGTGGCACTTTCTTCCTCACTGACACCTACGTGAATGCGACGCCCAGCGCGTCGGAATTGGCCGATATTACCGACCTGGCAGCAGAAGAGGTGCGACGCTTCGGTCTGTCGCCGAAGATCGCGCTGCTGTCGCATTCCAGCTTTGGCAGCCACAACGATGCCTCCGCCGTGAAGATGCGTGAGGCGCTCCAGGCTATCACCGCCCGCTATCCGAATCTGGAGGTGGAGGGCGAAATGCATGCGGATGCGGCCATCAGCCCGGAAATCCGCAGCCGCATCTTCCCCAATAGCCGCCTGCATGGGTCGGCCAACCTGCTGGTCATGCCCGACCGTGACAGTGCCAACGTCTCCTTCAACCTGCTGAAGGTGCTGGGCGATGGTCTCACGGTGGGGCCGGTGCTTCTGGGCACCGCCAAGCCGGCGCATATCCTGACCCCGTCGGTTACGGTCCGCGGCATCGTCAACATGTCGGCCCTGGCCGTCATTGATGCGCAGATGCACAGCCCGGGTAGCGCACAGGAGCGTTAA
- a CDS encoding class I SAM-dependent methyltransferase: MRDYSRFDKFLDSLRGEIYAEPPSEPAISVTAMMVNHLKQNGALKAGMDVLDIGCGQGVALAHFRDAGAKAIGITIGADYEVCKAAGYEVIEADQSFLEFPDQSFDLLWCRHVLEHSPFPLFTLSEYFRLTRVGGHVYVEVPAPDTSAYHHENLNHYSVFGLSSWQSLMRRTGFTIADATAINVNVACGPDVYWGILLRRDQ, encoded by the coding sequence ATGCGCGACTATTCACGGTTCGATAAATTCCTGGACAGTTTGCGTGGTGAAATCTACGCAGAGCCGCCTTCGGAACCGGCCATCTCCGTCACGGCCATGATGGTCAACCACCTGAAGCAGAATGGCGCGCTCAAGGCTGGCATGGATGTCCTGGACATCGGATGCGGGCAGGGCGTGGCCCTGGCCCATTTCCGGGATGCAGGGGCGAAGGCCATCGGCATTACCATCGGCGCCGATTATGAGGTCTGCAAGGCCGCCGGGTATGAGGTCATCGAAGCCGACCAGAGCTTTCTTGAATTTCCTGACCAGTCATTCGACCTTCTCTGGTGCCGCCACGTCCTGGAGCATAGCCCATTTCCGCTTTTCACCCTGTCCGAATATTTCCGGCTGACGCGTGTCGGCGGCCATGTCTATGTTGAGGTGCCGGCGCCCGATACATCCGCTTATCATCATGAGAACCTGAACCATTACAGCGTATTTGGCCTGTCATCCTGGCAAAGCCTGATGCGGCGCACAGGCTTCACCATAGCTGACGCCACCGCCATCAATGTGAATGTCGCATGCGGCCCGGATGTTTATTGGGGTATCCTTCTGCGCCGGGATCAGTGA
- a CDS encoding branched-chain amino acid ABC transporter substrate-binding protein, translating into MQLKKTLTAALTAATMLSSLPAFADTVVGLVAPLTGPNAVFGEQMRRGAEMAVADINAKGGLLGEKLVLVNLDDASNPSQGVAIANKLATQGGVAAFGNFNSAVSIPSSKVFADEGIVMISPASTNPQLTEQGFTTVFRTCGRDDQQGDVAAAWLLKSHKDGKVAVIHDQTTYGRGLAEATRSALNKGGKKEVMFDAVNVGDRDMSALVTKMKDAGVNVVYFGGLHTEAGLLVRQMADAGLKAVFMSGDGTVNQEFWNIAGASAEGALVTFGNEYRDKPEAADVVKRFRAGGFEPEAYTLYTYAAVQVWAGAAAKAKSADADKVAASIRDGVYSTVIGPLSFDAKGDRKVTDYVVYRWTAGKYAPIPGQ; encoded by the coding sequence ATGCAACTGAAGAAGACCCTGACCGCCGCACTGACGGCAGCGACCATGCTTTCGTCCCTGCCGGCATTTGCCGACACGGTGGTGGGGCTGGTGGCGCCGTTGACCGGCCCCAACGCGGTTTTCGGTGAACAGATGCGCCGTGGCGCCGAAATGGCCGTGGCCGATATCAATGCCAAGGGTGGCTTGCTGGGTGAAAAGCTGGTTCTGGTCAACCTGGACGACGCATCCAACCCCAGCCAGGGTGTCGCTATCGCCAACAAGCTGGCCACGCAGGGCGGTGTCGCCGCCTTCGGCAACTTCAACTCCGCCGTTTCGATTCCCTCCTCCAAGGTGTTCGCCGATGAAGGGATCGTGATGATCAGCCCGGCCTCCACCAACCCGCAACTGACCGAACAGGGCTTCACCACCGTGTTCCGTACCTGCGGACGCGATGACCAGCAGGGTGATGTGGCTGCCGCCTGGCTGCTGAAAAGCCATAAGGATGGCAAGGTCGCCGTCATCCATGACCAGACCACCTATGGCCGCGGTCTGGCAGAGGCCACCCGCAGCGCCCTGAACAAGGGTGGCAAGAAAGAAGTCATGTTCGACGCTGTGAATGTCGGCGACCGCGACATGTCGGCCCTGGTTACCAAGATGAAGGATGCAGGCGTCAATGTCGTCTATTTCGGCGGCCTGCATACCGAGGCGGGCCTGCTGGTCCGCCAGATGGCCGATGCGGGGCTGAAGGCTGTGTTCATGTCGGGCGACGGCACCGTGAACCAGGAATTCTGGAACATCGCGGGCGCTTCCGCTGAGGGGGCGCTGGTGACGTTCGGCAATGAGTATCGCGACAAGCCGGAAGCCGCCGATGTCGTGAAGCGCTTCCGCGCCGGTGGCTTCGAACCGGAGGCTTACACGCTCTACACCTACGCCGCCGTGCAGGTCTGGGCCGGTGCAGCAGCCAAGGCGAAGTCGGCAGATGCCGATAAGGTCGCTGCCAGCATTCGCGATGGCGTCTATTCCACTGTGATCGGGCCGCTGTCGTTCGATGCCAAGGGCGACCGCAAGGTCACCGACTATGTCGTCTATCGCTGGACGGCCGGCAAGTACGCCCCGATCCCCGGGCAATAA
- a CDS encoding response regulator — MTVSPAANPPLKVMIVEDDALVAMGVQLTLNELGHDVVGIAASEMEALAVAQAERPQLALMDIRLRGANDGVQVAQRLWQELRVRCIFLSAYADEHTMERVAKTRPLGFVQKPYTAQQLKTALEQARPRLNED, encoded by the coding sequence GTGACCGTGTCCCCCGCCGCCAATCCGCCCCTGAAGGTCATGATCGTCGAAGACGACGCTCTTGTCGCCATGGGGGTGCAATTGACGCTGAACGAGCTTGGCCACGACGTGGTGGGCATTGCGGCGTCGGAGATGGAGGCATTGGCCGTGGCACAGGCAGAGCGCCCGCAACTGGCCCTGATGGACATCCGCTTGCGCGGGGCCAATGATGGCGTGCAGGTGGCACAGCGGCTTTGGCAGGAATTGCGGGTCCGCTGCATCTTCCTGTCCGCTTATGCTGATGAGCATACGATGGAGCGCGTGGCCAAGACGCGGCCCTTGGGTTTCGTGCAGAAACCCTATACGGCCCAGCAGCTAAAAACAGCGCTGGAACAGGCGCGCCCGCGCTTGAACGAGGACTAA
- a CDS encoding DNA polymerase III subunit chi, translated as MTERRFYHLTRKTLEQTLPGLLEKSLERGWRVLVMVGSPERAEAMNQHLWTYRPDGFLPHGTAKDGHAALQPVLIHALADGPLETPPNGATVLFLTDGVDQPGMPGVTLICDLFDGNDPDAVASARDRWRTAKAAGDELTYWQQNDGGGWEKKA; from the coding sequence ATGACGGAACGGCGTTTCTATCACCTGACGCGCAAGACGCTGGAACAGACCCTGCCGGGCCTGCTGGAAAAGTCGCTGGAACGCGGCTGGCGCGTGCTGGTGATGGTGGGCAGCCCCGAACGGGCCGAAGCCATGAACCAGCATCTCTGGACCTACCGGCCCGATGGTTTCCTGCCCCATGGCACCGCAAAGGATGGGCACGCCGCGTTACAGCCGGTGTTGATCCATGCCCTGGCCGATGGGCCGTTGGAAACCCCACCCAATGGCGCCACGGTTCTGTTCCTGACCGACGGGGTCGATCAACCCGGGATGCCGGGCGTCACCCTGATCTGCGATCTGTTTGATGGCAATGATCCTGATGCGGTCGCATCGGCCCGCGACCGTTGGCGTACGGCAAAGGCGGCGGGCGACGAACTGACATACTGGCAGCAGAATGACGGCGGTGGCTGGGAAAAAAAGGCCTGA
- a CDS encoding beta-galactosidase codes for MRVHNGHLIGMALAATFLSSGVSLAETVLSVDATAPAPALETGYLRMGQGVSPAGGTIGINNRYLTLNGKPWMPTMGEFHYTRFPADGWEEQLAKMKAAGIDIVATYIIWNHHEEVEGAFTWTGDRDLRRFAQLCAKHGLKLVVRIGPWSHAEVRYGGIPDWVVDAMPTRGNDPQYLSYVDRFYRQIAAQVSGLLWKDGGPVVGVQLENEYNLTGPGQGRDHIATLKRMALAAGFDVPLYTVTGWDQTVYPSGEVVPVFGGYPDEPWKASPEILPPKETYAFRFDSRVSGNLGAQTVATRRGDADPDIPHTPFLGAEYGGGVPAMYRRRAVIDPADISAMLPVQIGSGVNLFGYYMFHGGRNPVGRTTLEENTGIHGHNDTPIIGYDFQAPIGQYGDMRPVLRKVRPFHLFTSAYGDQLAPMVPHAPSILPKALDDLSTPRWSVRSAGDAAFLFFSSHIRQYRMQPVTDVRFTINLPGGPVSFPSVPVTIPAGSHFIWPVNMDLGGARLAYATAQPVTRVTVDGIETHILQAEPGVPVELALTGATDVKAPGATVANRTGTTLVTGLRPGLGAAVTFTAAGTRKRLLIVTEVQAESLVLLRRNGQDIAVVSDADLFATDTGFDLRSRGNPRFRYSTLPSLGRGGKTDGLFTTYEKAVTSKPDMPVTVEPVRAAQPAPAIRIGGPAKAAMQPAPEAYGKSAAWSISVPADALAGVADAWLELDYQGDVGRLFSGVRMIDDHYFNGPAWRIGLKRFAAEIAQPLTLTIMPLRADAPIYIQQEWKPAQAADGQVAVLKSARIVPEYALSVAVP; via the coding sequence ATGCGCGTACATAATGGCCATCTGATTGGCATGGCTCTCGCCGCGACGTTTCTGTCATCGGGTGTCAGTCTGGCGGAAACGGTGCTAAGCGTGGATGCAACCGCGCCCGCTCCGGCCTTGGAAACCGGTTACCTGAGAATGGGGCAGGGGGTCAGCCCTGCGGGCGGGACGATCGGCATCAACAACCGCTATCTTACCCTGAACGGCAAGCCCTGGATGCCGACCATGGGTGAGTTCCATTACACCCGCTTTCCCGCCGATGGCTGGGAGGAGCAACTGGCCAAGATGAAGGCGGCAGGCATCGACATCGTCGCCACCTACATCATCTGGAACCACCATGAGGAGGTGGAGGGCGCCTTCACCTGGACCGGGGATCGCGACCTGCGCCGGTTTGCGCAGCTTTGTGCAAAACACGGCCTGAAGCTGGTGGTCCGGATCGGCCCCTGGTCGCATGCGGAGGTGCGGTATGGCGGTATCCCCGACTGGGTGGTGGATGCCATGCCCACGCGCGGCAATGACCCGCAATATCTGTCCTATGTCGACCGCTTCTACCGGCAGATCGCAGCGCAGGTTTCAGGTCTGCTCTGGAAGGATGGTGGGCCGGTCGTCGGGGTGCAGTTGGAGAATGAGTATAATCTGACCGGGCCGGGGCAGGGGCGGGACCATATCGCCACCTTAAAGCGCATGGCGCTGGCCGCCGGGTTCGATGTCCCGCTCTATACCGTGACCGGCTGGGACCAGACCGTCTATCCCAGCGGGGAGGTAGTGCCCGTCTTCGGCGGTTACCCGGATGAACCCTGGAAGGCCAGTCCGGAGATACTGCCTCCCAAGGAAACCTACGCTTTCCGGTTTGACAGCCGTGTCAGCGGCAATCTCGGCGCGCAGACGGTGGCCACGCGCCGGGGTGATGCCGATCCCGACATCCCCCACACCCCCTTCCTGGGTGCAGAATATGGCGGCGGGGTGCCGGCCATGTATCGGCGTCGGGCCGTGATCGACCCCGCTGATATCTCCGCGATGCTGCCAGTACAGATCGGGTCAGGCGTGAACCTGTTCGGCTATTACATGTTCCACGGTGGCCGAAATCCGGTGGGACGCACCACGCTGGAAGAGAACACCGGCATTCATGGCCACAACGACACCCCTATCATCGGCTATGATTTCCAGGCACCGATTGGCCAGTATGGCGATATGCGACCCGTCCTGCGCAAGGTGCGGCCCTTCCACCTGTTCACATCCGCCTATGGGGACCAACTGGCGCCCATGGTGCCGCATGCGCCTTCCATCCTGCCCAAGGCGCTGGATGATCTTTCCACACCCCGCTGGTCGGTCCGCAGCGCTGGTGACGCCGCCTTCCTGTTCTTCAGCAGCCATATCCGTCAATACCGGATGCAACCGGTCACAGACGTACGCTTCACCATCAATCTGCCTGGCGGCCCTGTCAGCTTTCCGTCCGTCCCGGTGACCATCCCTGCCGGATCGCATTTCATCTGGCCCGTGAATATGGACCTTGGCGGCGCCCGGCTAGCCTACGCCACGGCGCAGCCGGTGACGCGGGTGACGGTCGATGGGATCGAAACCCATATTCTGCAGGCTGAACCCGGCGTGCCAGTGGAACTGGCCCTAACGGGTGCGACGGATGTTAAGGCCCCGGGGGCGACCGTTGCCAACCGTACTGGTACGACCCTTGTTACGGGCCTGAGGCCTGGCCTGGGCGCTGCTGTCACCTTCACCGCCGCCGGTACGCGCAAACGCCTGCTAATCGTGACAGAGGTACAGGCCGAATCCCTGGTTCTGCTGCGCCGGAACGGCCAGGACATTGCGGTGGTCAGCGATGCCGATCTGTTCGCGACCGATACTGGATTTGACCTGCGCAGCCGGGGTAATCCCCGTTTTCGTTATTCCACGCTGCCGTCCCTGGGCCGTGGCGGAAAGACGGATGGGCTGTTTACCACCTATGAAAAGGCCGTGACATCAAAGCCCGATATGCCTGTAACGGTGGAGCCGGTGCGCGCGGCACAGCCTGCCCCTGCCATCCGTATCGGCGGCCCAGCCAAAGCCGCGATGCAGCCGGCTCCCGAGGCCTATGGCAAGTCGGCCGCGTGGTCGATCAGCGTTCCAGCGGACGCATTGGCCGGCGTTGCCGATGCCTGGCTGGAACTGGATTATCAGGGCGATGTGGGGCGGCTGTTCAGCGGCGTGCGTATGATCGATGATCATTACTTCAATGGTCCCGCTTGGCGCATCGGATTGAAGCGTTTCGCGGCTGAGATCGCGCAGCCATTGACCCTGACAATTATGCCGCTGCGTGCCGATGCACCCATCTATATCCAGCAGGAATGGAAACCGGCTCAGGCGGCGGACGGGCAGGTGGCGGTGCTGAAATCCGCCCGTATTGTACCGGAATATGCGCTGTCGGTGGCGGTCCCCTGA
- a CDS encoding leucyl aminopeptidase — protein sequence MKIAFASPGTPKSGILAVTVAADRALGALGRDLDQKTGGLLTRAMEQGRFKGKAEEVLNLVAPTGLDISRLLLVGIGAPGEFDGNGANNAGAAAWAAAQNTGEADLAVALDAHDGLTGDAGELAAEVAFGAVLRSYRFDKYRTTLSDDKKPSIKKVTVQTDAAKAAKKVWEKLEKVADGIFVTRDVVSEPPNVIYPETLADRCVDLSKLGLEVEVLDEKKMKKLNMGALLGVGQGSVRPPRLVIMKWNGGAKDEAPVAFVGKGITFDTGGISIKPAANMDEMKWDMGGSGTVIGLMAVLAGRKAKVNAIGVVALAENMPDGNAQRPGDIVTTMSGQTIEVLNTDAEGRLVLADALWYTQDQFKPKFMVDLATLTGAIIVSLGNEHAGLFSNDDDLAAKLTEAGLKTGEKLWRLPLSPAYDKDIDSDVADVKNIGRPMNAGSIIGAQFLQRFVNKVPWAHLDIAGTAWAKADKGMVPKGATAFGVRLLDKLVATHYEG from the coding sequence ATGAAAATCGCCTTCGCTTCGCCCGGTACGCCGAAATCCGGCATCCTGGCCGTCACTGTCGCCGCCGACCGCGCGCTGGGCGCGCTGGGGCGTGATCTGGATCAGAAGACCGGCGGCCTGCTGACCCGCGCCATGGAACAGGGCCGTTTCAAGGGCAAGGCCGAAGAGGTTCTGAACCTTGTCGCCCCCACCGGCCTGGACATTTCCCGCCTGCTGCTGGTTGGCATTGGCGCGCCCGGTGAGTTTGACGGCAATGGCGCTAACAATGCCGGCGCCGCCGCCTGGGCTGCTGCACAGAACACCGGTGAGGCTGATCTGGCCGTGGCACTGGATGCCCATGATGGGCTGACGGGCGACGCGGGTGAACTGGCCGCCGAGGTCGCGTTCGGCGCCGTCCTGCGTTCCTACCGGTTCGACAAGTATCGCACCACGCTGTCCGACGACAAGAAGCCGTCGATCAAGAAGGTAACGGTCCAGACCGACGCCGCCAAGGCCGCCAAGAAGGTCTGGGAGAAGCTGGAGAAGGTTGCCGACGGCATCTTCGTGACCCGCGATGTCGTGTCCGAGCCGCCGAATGTCATCTATCCGGAGACGCTGGCCGACCGCTGCGTCGATCTGTCCAAGCTGGGCCTTGAGGTCGAGGTGCTGGACGAGAAGAAGATGAAGAAGCTGAACATGGGCGCGCTGCTGGGCGTGGGCCAGGGTTCGGTGCGTCCGCCGCGTCTGGTCATCATGAAGTGGAATGGCGGCGCCAAGGATGAGGCCCCGGTGGCTTTCGTCGGCAAGGGCATCACTTTCGACACCGGCGGCATCTCGATCAAGCCCGCCGCCAACATGGACGAGATGAAGTGGGACATGGGCGGTTCCGGCACCGTTATCGGCCTGATGGCCGTGCTGGCCGGGCGCAAGGCGAAGGTGAACGCCATCGGTGTCGTCGCCCTGGCCGAGAACATGCCCGATGGCAATGCACAGCGTCCGGGCGACATCGTCACCACCATGTCGGGCCAGACGATCGAGGTGCTGAACACCGACGCCGAAGGCCGCCTCGTGCTGGCCGACGCGCTCTGGTACACCCAGGATCAGTTTAAGCCCAAGTTCATGGTCGATCTGGCCACCCTGACCGGTGCCATCATCGTCAGCCTGGGCAATGAACATGCCGGCCTGTTCTCTAACGATGACGATCTGGCCGCCAAGCTGACCGAGGCTGGTCTGAAGACGGGGGAGAAGCTGTGGCGTCTGCCGCTGTCGCCCGCCTATGACAAGGATATCGACAGCGACGTGGCCGATGTGAAGAATATTGGTCGCCCGATGAATGCCGGCTCCATCATCGGGGCGCAGTTCCTGCAGCGCTTCGTGAACAAGGTGCCGTGGGCGCATCTGGACATCGCCGGCACCGCCTGGGCCAAGGCCGACAAGGGCATGGTGCCGAAGGGTGCCACGGCTTTCGGCGTGCGCCTGCTGGATAAGCTGGTCGCCACGCATTACGAAGGCTGA
- the lptF gene encoding LPS export ABC transporter permease LptF yields the protein MSQINRYLLRNLFLATIVVTGALSAAIWLTQSLRLVELVVEGGAGFGAFAHLALLSFPTFLSIVLPFGVLTAVLFTYNRLTQDSELVVMRAAGLGPMALARPVLILALIGTLFCFMLSVWLGPAAQRSLVALRQSVRSDVSAMLLREGTFNELSDKLTIYVRDRLPDGSLEDILIHDGRQPGVTTTIVAASGTITDADGTPRVLVHDGTQSKFTEATGKAEWLEFERYAVDLQSLRRELAPRWVEPRERTLEQLWTPDANDPIDQRFAGRLRAELHNRLASPFLVLSFATIALAALLPGEFSRRGRGRRITVAAVGALVLQAAVLGIVSLIGKVPVLAGLLYLFVLAPVPLCLWYLRRDGMGRSLPAAPGKGVG from the coding sequence ATGTCTCAGATTAACCGTTACCTTCTGCGCAACCTGTTCCTGGCCACGATTGTGGTGACGGGTGCCCTGTCGGCGGCCATCTGGCTGACGCAGTCGCTGCGCCTTGTCGAACTGGTCGTTGAGGGGGGGGCCGGGTTTGGCGCATTTGCGCATCTGGCGCTGCTGTCCTTCCCCACCTTCCTGTCCATCGTGCTGCCCTTCGGCGTGCTGACAGCGGTGCTGTTCACCTATAACCGCCTGACGCAGGACAGCGAACTGGTGGTGATGCGCGCCGCTGGCCTGGGCCCCATGGCGCTGGCGCGGCCGGTCCTGATTCTGGCGCTGATCGGGACGCTGTTTTGTTTCATGCTGTCCGTCTGGCTGGGCCCGGCGGCGCAGCGCAGTCTGGTGGCGCTGCGCCAATCGGTGCGCAGTGATGTGTCGGCCATGCTGCTGCGCGAGGGCACGTTCAACGAACTGTCCGACAAGCTGACCATCTATGTCCGCGACCGGCTGCCCGATGGATCGCTGGAGGATATCCTGATCCATGACGGGCGGCAGCCGGGGGTGACCACCACCATCGTCGCGGCCAGCGGCACGATCACCGATGCCGATGGCACCCCCCGCGTCCTGGTCCATGACGGCACGCAGAGCAAGTTCACGGAGGCCACGGGCAAGGCCGAATGGCTGGAGTTCGAACGCTACGCCGTGGATTTGCAATCGCTGCGCCGTGAATTGGCGCCCCGCTGGGTGGAGCCGCGCGAACGGACCCTGGAACAGCTCTGGACACCCGATGCTAATGACCCGATCGACCAGCGTTTTGCCGGGCGGTTGCGGGCGGAACTCCATAACCGGCTGGCCAGTCCTTTCCTGGTCCTGTCCTTTGCCACCATCGCGCTGGCGGCCCTGCTGCCGGGTGAGTTTTCCCGCCGGGGCCGTGGACGGCGCATCACCGTTGCCGCTGTTGGCGCCCTGGTATTGCAGGCCGCCGTTCTGGGCATCGTCAGTCTGATCGGCAAGGTGCCGGTACTCGCCGGCCTGCTGTACCTGTTCGTGCTGGCGCCCGTACCGCTCTGTCTCTGGTATCTGCGGCGTGACGGCATGGGCCGTTCCCTGCCCGCGGCTCCTGGCAAGGGGGTGGGCTGA